One window of the Candidatus Thorarchaeota archaeon genome contains the following:
- a CDS encoding NAD(P)/FAD-dependent oxidoreductase, with amino-acid sequence MSRYDAVIAGSGAGGLLTALALSAEGKRPLILDKAGRVGGVWHGYHINGYRVDQGLHVVTRVKRGAFARFLRTYLEPPPEFVLHEGWHFRVYDREGTIPASIGQTLRWPLTDMRGRLGLAKIGAKIKTMRLEEMQRYKDISFLEFMTARKATNQVMLDVMQSAIYMAAGVGIEQASAYEALRTLKDTDKESSKLSSAKKLLLGTGVEYDEGIAIGGMAGLVERVVDAIDGDLVLNADVQRIIEKDGEVTALVVNGQRLEHTTVVSNIPLWSMPAIVESSRPEVISFFDRWSHMVPTHGVTLWLGLDRVVLGDRKSRVIVHPNPNRWMLSVSSFDPTCAPEGKELVAIAMVYQEGKTIEEHVKLMKGNGMEKYYPEVLEHIEMEHVQSSYATRAALIPGQTDLDRPGPRSPVRGLYLVGTDTAGAGVGLQQAANSAEGVLKALRADYYS; translated from the coding sequence ATGTCTCGATACGATGCGGTGATAGCTGGCTCTGGAGCTGGCGGTCTCCTTACTGCTCTGGCATTGTCTGCTGAGGGAAAACGTCCGCTGATTCTTGATAAGGCAGGGCGTGTTGGTGGCGTCTGGCATGGTTACCATATCAATGGTTACCGTGTGGATCAAGGTCTTCATGTGGTCACACGAGTCAAACGAGGCGCCTTTGCCCGCTTCCTCAGGACGTATCTTGAGCCTCCTCCTGAGTTCGTGCTTCATGAGGGCTGGCATTTTCGGGTCTATGACCGGGAGGGGACGATCCCGGCAAGCATTGGGCAGACCCTGCGCTGGCCGCTGACAGACATGCGGGGAAGACTTGGTCTAGCGAAGATTGGGGCCAAGATCAAGACCATGCGCCTCGAGGAGATGCAGCGTTACAAGGACATCTCCTTCTTGGAGTTCATGACCGCGAGGAAAGCCACCAACCAAGTGATGCTGGATGTCATGCAGAGCGCCATCTACATGGCTGCTGGTGTAGGCATCGAGCAAGCCTCGGCATATGAAGCTCTCAGAACCCTTAAGGACACCGACAAGGAGTCATCGAAGCTCTCCAGTGCAAAGAAACTGCTCTTGGGGACCGGAGTGGAGTATGATGAGGGAATTGCGATAGGCGGTATGGCTGGGCTGGTTGAGCGGGTGGTGGATGCCATTGATGGCGACCTTGTACTGAATGCAGACGTGCAGAGAATTATCGAGAAGGATGGAGAAGTCACCGCCTTGGTCGTGAATGGTCAGCGGCTTGAACACACAACAGTGGTGAGCAATATACCTCTGTGGTCAATGCCTGCCATAGTGGAGTCTTCCAGACCCGAGGTCATCTCCTTCTTTGACCGGTGGAGCCATATGGTGCCTACTCATGGTGTCACACTGTGGCTAGGACTGGATCGGGTTGTTCTCGGGGACCGGAAGTCAAGAGTGATTGTCCACCCCAATCCAAACCGTTGGATGCTCTCAGTTTCAAGCTTTGACCCCACATGCGCACCAGAGGGCAAGGAGCTTGTCGCCATCGCTATGGTGTATCAAGAGGGGAAGACCATCGAGGAGCATGTGAAGCTGATGAAGGGCAATGGCATGGAGAAGTACTATCCAGAGGTCCTTGAGCACATTGAGATGGAGCATGTGCAGTCATCGTACGCCACTCGGGCCGCGCTCATTCCCGGTCAGACGGACCTTGACCGGCCGGGTCCCCGCTCGCCAGTGAGAGGACTGTATCTGGTCGGCACTGACACCGCGGGCGCAGGTGTGGGTCTTCAGCAGGCGGCCAACTCGGCGGAAGGGGTTCTGAAGGCTCTAAGAGCGGACTACTATTCCTGA
- a CDS encoding YjbQ family protein, giving the protein MGTYHSQIHLQSKGNTDIIDITDEASRHVAKSALRTGTCTLFCAGSTASVMTIEYEDGLLKDFPDAMERIAPQGAVYEHHLRWGDGNGHSHVRASVIGPSLTIPFVNGRLTLGTWQQVAFVDFDIRPRSRTIEVLILGE; this is encoded by the coding sequence ATGGGCACATACCACTCTCAGATACATCTTCAAAGTAAAGGCAACACGGACATAATCGACATCACTGACGAGGCGTCACGACATGTCGCCAAGAGCGCGCTGCGGACGGGAACATGCACTCTGTTCTGTGCTGGATCTACCGCTTCAGTAATGACAATCGAGTACGAGGATGGGCTGCTAAAGGACTTCCCTGATGCAATGGAGCGGATAGCTCCTCAAGGCGCGGTATATGAGCACCACTTGCGATGGGGTGATGGCAACGGACACTCGCATGTCAGGGCATCAGTGATTGGTCCTAGTCTCACTATACCGTTTGTCAATGGAAGGCTGACTCTGGGGACCTGGCAACAGGTGGCATTCGTGGACTTTGACATAAGACCCAGGTCAAGAACCATAGAGGTGCTGATTCTCGGCGAGTGA
- a CDS encoding NAD(+)/NADH kinase, with product MSIETSPEIVTERRSVGLVCKPGRVEIERLAAAVAQYLLDRDYEVKVDPGSCNVAEKGVTPTLIEDMDVDFVITIGGDGTILHTLQHLSNRETPLFCVNRGTVGFLTESSTTTALSLLEDILEGNCVIERCTNLASGVGKQRFPDALNEVYVASCVPGRLLTFQVYIDGNRVDYVRADGCMLATPCGSTAYALAAGGSILTPGVHAFIFVPVCPPRFEMKSLVIPDTCTMELELVKPGACCVAVIDGQTRWDVEPRDRVWIKKSESVTRFIRMYDNYYDRLSTRLVPRIL from the coding sequence TTGAGCATTGAAACCTCCCCAGAGATAGTCACCGAGCGGCGTTCAGTAGGGCTTGTCTGCAAGCCGGGTCGTGTTGAGATTGAGCGACTGGCAGCAGCAGTCGCGCAGTACCTACTTGATAGGGACTATGAGGTGAAAGTCGACCCCGGTTCCTGCAACGTGGCGGAGAAGGGAGTGACTCCAACACTCATCGAGGACATGGACGTTGACTTTGTGATTACGATTGGAGGGGATGGAACAATCCTTCACACTCTGCAGCACCTCTCCAACCGCGAGACACCTCTCTTCTGTGTCAACCGGGGAACGGTTGGTTTCCTCACGGAGAGCAGTACGACGACTGCCCTGAGTCTGCTGGAGGACATTCTAGAAGGCAATTGCGTGATTGAGCGGTGCACGAACCTAGCGTCTGGTGTCGGCAAACAGCGGTTTCCCGACGCGCTCAATGAAGTCTACGTCGCGTCGTGTGTCCCAGGTCGACTTCTCACCTTTCAGGTCTACATAGATGGCAATCGTGTGGACTATGTCCGTGCCGATGGGTGTATGCTAGCGACTCCCTGTGGTTCGACTGCTTACGCTCTGGCTGCAGGCGGGTCCATCTTGACCCCCGGTGTCCACGCTTTCATATTTGTCCCTGTATGCCCACCCAGGTTTGAGATGAAGTCCCTTGTGATTCCCGACACCTGCACCATGGAGCTTGAGCTTGTCAAGCCGGGTGCTTGCTGTGTTGCAGTGATAGACGGTCAGACACGTTGGGATGTTGAGCCCCGCGACAGGGTGTGGATAAAGAAGTCCGAGTCCGTGACCCGGTTCATCCGTATGTACGACAACTACTACGACCGGTTGAGTACACGACTGGTCCCCAGGATTCTCTAG
- a CDS encoding translation initiation factor IF-5A produces the protein MSIRKAEAKSLKPGSYMMIDEEPCRVVSLDKSKPGKHGAAKANILAVGFFDGRKRNVIMPADRMVDVPVINKKSATVVADLGENLSVMDSETYATFEVPWPVDEELKGQVKLNSEVEIWEIMGRHVIVRVK, from the coding sequence ATGAGCATCAGGAAAGCAGAGGCGAAGAGCCTGAAGCCCGGAAGCTATATGATGATTGACGAAGAACCATGCCGTGTTGTTTCCCTTGACAAGTCCAAGCCGGGAAAGCATGGTGCTGCTAAGGCCAACATACTTGCCGTTGGATTCTTTGATGGCAGAAAAAGAAACGTCATAATGCCCGCAGACAGAATGGTTGATGTGCCGGTCATAAACAAGAAGAGCGCCACTGTTGTCGCAGACCTAGGCGAGAATCTTTCAGTGATGGACTCTGAGACCTATGCAACCTTTGAAGTCCCATGGCCTGTCGACGAGGAGCTCAAGGGACAGGTCAAACTCAACTCAGAGGTTGAGATCTGGGAGATCATGGGCCGTCATGTGATAGTCCGTGTGAAGTGA
- a CDS encoding S8 family serine peptidase: protein MNLERKMVVALLLVAAFLSVSGQFYAAPVHTQIVMYESQELAYSPLWDRDLNRIHDDLDSRLSQMRIGQRVSVVVVGSSIDALEGMAAEYGCRITSRYPAINSVVMEMMTEQVFVISEDPRIHHLEDASLEMFALLDSSLVATQVPEAYAAYPYHGEGMVIAIVDTGIDNAHMDLDDTDPYNTYKVIAFRDIINDRNDYTVPIAAYDDHGHGTHCASIAAGTGEASNGQYRGVAYAAQLVGVKVLNSQGSGSEQQILDGMQWVIDNKDVYGIDVVSMSLGSNSATASDGTDALCQMADAVMDAGLLLFVAAGNHGSPEWLYGYNKICSPAASKKAVTVGSVNDDGTWSSFSNEGPTLDNRIKPDVMAVGAAVTAAKAGTTNQYVQYSGTSMATPTAAGIGALLRQANPDMSPAQIKQVLESSALDKGTVGKDNTYGSGIIQTKAALDEITGGADNPPTVAINYPASGSTVSGVCRVLVSASDDTSLASVEIAVDGVFVDVTSNYDGSNYYYDWDTTTVADGSHTLTARATDSIDQTATDERSVVVNNQQPTDNPPTCSIVAPSQGATVSGTVRIQVSASDDHGVTLVEVRIDGGSWIDITANIDGAYYYYDWDTTAMADGGHTIEARAHDTVAQTASASVSVTVENAPAPPAMFIADIKVYSFTFWLWAYCQVEVTVVSGTPSSYTALADATVYLSATSPSNKVTTYTATTSSTGVALFDLGFVSRGHWVFKVTNLSHSAYTYDPSMNLSGDTREVDL from the coding sequence GCCAGCGGGTGAGCGTGGTAGTGGTCGGCAGTTCAATCGATGCGCTTGAGGGAATGGCTGCCGAATACGGTTGCCGAATCACTTCTCGCTATCCTGCAATCAACTCAGTCGTAATGGAAATGATGACTGAACAGGTCTTTGTAATCAGCGAAGACCCGCGGATACATCACCTTGAAGACGCAAGTCTTGAGATGTTTGCGCTCTTGGACAGCTCGCTGGTTGCGACCCAAGTCCCTGAGGCATATGCTGCCTATCCGTATCACGGTGAGGGCATGGTGATTGCCATTGTGGACACAGGCATTGACAACGCCCACATGGACCTTGATGACACCGACCCCTACAACACCTACAAAGTCATTGCATTCAGGGACATAATCAACGACAGGAATGACTACACCGTGCCAATAGCCGCATATGATGACCACGGACATGGGACTCACTGCGCCAGTATCGCAGCTGGTACAGGTGAGGCCAGCAACGGCCAGTATCGTGGTGTTGCATACGCAGCCCAGTTGGTCGGGGTCAAGGTGCTTAATTCTCAGGGTAGCGGCTCCGAACAGCAGATTCTTGATGGTATGCAATGGGTGATCGACAACAAGGACGTCTATGGCATTGATGTTGTGTCTATGAGTCTAGGCTCCAACAGCGCTACTGCATCTGATGGGACTGATGCCCTCTGCCAGATGGCAGATGCAGTGATGGACGCAGGTCTTCTCCTGTTTGTAGCTGCAGGCAACCATGGTTCCCCAGAGTGGCTGTACGGCTACAACAAGATCTGTTCGCCAGCCGCATCGAAGAAGGCTGTCACAGTGGGGTCTGTTAATGATGACGGCACATGGTCTTCCTTCAGTAATGAGGGACCTACACTTGACAACCGTATCAAGCCTGATGTTATGGCTGTAGGAGCAGCTGTCACAGCTGCAAAGGCCGGAACGACGAACCAGTATGTGCAGTATTCAGGGACGAGCATGGCGACTCCGACAGCCGCCGGGATTGGAGCACTCCTTCGCCAAGCCAATCCTGACATGAGCCCAGCACAGATAAAGCAGGTTCTTGAGAGCTCAGCACTGGACAAGGGCACAGTCGGCAAGGACAACACCTACGGTTCAGGAATCATACAGACTAAGGCAGCACTCGATGAGATCACGGGCGGTGCAGACAACCCGCCGACAGTAGCAATCAACTATCCCGCCTCAGGAAGCACAGTGTCGGGAGTCTGTAGAGTGCTTGTGAGTGCCAGTGATGACACCTCACTTGCCTCAGTAGAGATAGCTGTGGACGGAGTCTTCGTGGATGTCACGTCTAACTACGATGGGTCGAATTACTACTACGACTGGGATACGACCACAGTGGCCGATGGGTCACACACTCTGACCGCGCGAGCGACTGACAGCATAGACCAGACTGCGACTGACGAGAGGTCTGTTGTAGTGAATAACCAACAGCCCACCGACAATCCTCCGACGTGCAGCATCGTCGCACCGTCCCAAGGTGCAACAGTGTCCGGTACGGTTCGGATTCAGGTGTCTGCCAGTGATGACCATGGTGTCACCCTGGTGGAAGTCCGGATAGACGGCGGAAGCTGGATTGACATCACTGCGAACATCGATGGCGCATACTACTACTATGACTGGGACACGACCGCGATGGCTGATGGTGGCCACACGATTGAAGCTCGTGCACATGACACAGTGGCACAGACAGCATCTGCTTCGGTGAGTGTCACTGTTGAGAACGCCCCTGCTCCTCCCGCGATGTTCATAGCAGACATCAAGGTCTACTCCTTCACGTTCTGGCTCTGGGCCTACTGCCAGGTCGAGGTGACAGTCGTATCTGGAACACCGTCGTCTTACACAGCACTTGCTGATGCAACAGTGTATCTGAGTGCGACAAGTCCCTCCAACAAGGTGACAACCTATACTGCCACCACCAGCTCGACGGGTGTGGCGCTCTTCGACCTCGGCTTTGTTTCACGAGGCCACTGGGTCTTCAAGGTCACCAACCTTTCTCACTCAGCCTACACCTATGACCCATCCATGAACCTCAGTGGTGACACTCGAGAAGTGGACCTATAG